The DNA sequence TGAGAGAGCTTGTATCTTTTGGCCGCTTTCCATATTCTCAGGGGAGATTGAAGGCAGAAGATTGGGCGAAAGTGGATGAAGCAATCGCCTACATGGAGCTTGAGGATATGCAGGACAAGTTTCTTGATGAATTATCCGGTGGTCAGCGTCAGCGAGCTCACATTGCTATGGTAATCGCTCAGGACACAGAATATATCCTGCTTGATGAACCGCTGAACAACTTGGATATGCGCCATTCAGTGCAAATCATGAAAACGTTGCGCCGTCTATGTGATGAAATGGGCAAGACGATTATACTTGTTATCCATGATATTAACTTCGCATCATGCTATTCTGATCAGATTGTCGCCATGAAAAACGGCGAAATCGTCAAGCAAGGTCGTTGCTGTGATGTTATCAATGAATGTGTTCTCAAAGACATTTACGATATGGATATCAAAATCAATGACATTGATGATCAGCGCATTTGCGTTTACTTTTAATCTTCAAGGAATCGGACTGAGGCTGCTCGACAGTCCAGTCCGGTGTCTGCTTTGACGTTTGTTTGCCTGGGCGTCTGGCAGTATGTGAACAGTTATTTGAATATTCAGTCCAATTAATTCGTTTAGTAAACTTTGGCCAAGTTTCTAATATATAAAATACATAACAGAAGGAGAATAGCAATGAAGAAAAAGTTATTGATTGCAGTAATTCTAACAATCTTCGCTCTTGTTGCAGCAGCTTGTGGCAACAGCGATTCAAAAGATAAGGATGATAAATCATCATCAGGCTCCAAGTCAGAAGAGTCAAAGGAAGTTACAATCCAGCATGAGCTTGGAAAAACAAAAGTTAAACAAAATCCTAAAAAAGTTGTCGTATTTGATTTTGGTGCCCTAGATACATTGGATAAGCTTGGTGTAGACGTTGCAGGTGTACCGCAGAAGGTTGTTCCACCTTACCTTAAAAAGTACGAAGATAAAAAGTACGAAAATGTTGGTTCTTTGAAAGAGCCTGATTTTGAGAAGCTTGCGAATATGGATCCAGATCTCATCCTTATCTCTGCTCGCCAAGCTGACTTGTACAAACAGTTTGAAGAAATTGCGCCAACTGTCTATGTTGGAACAGATACAAATGATTATCTTGGTTCGTTCAAAAAGAACATGAAAACGATTGGTGAAATTTTCGGCAAAGAAGATGAAGTTAATCAGCAGCTTAAAGATATCGACAGCAAAGTTGCAGATGTAAAAGAAAAAGCAGAGAAGTCCAAGAAAAATGGTCTTGTTATCCTTGCAAATGACAGCAAAATTAGCGCCTATGGACCAAAGTCACGTTACGGCTTTGTTCATGACGTGCTTGGTGTAAAACCTGCAGATAATAAAATTGAAGCTTCTACACATGGTATGAACATTTCATTTGAGTACATCAAAGAGAAAAATCCGGACATCCTTTACGTTGTTGACCGCAGTACAGCAATAGGGGAAGGTAAACCGGCAAAAGACTTCCTTGAGAATGACCTAGTGAAGCAGACAAATGCTTATAAAGACGGCAAAATTATCTATCTCGATCCATATATGTGGTATCTCTCTGGTGGCGGCCTTGAATCAG is a window from the Aciduricibacillus chroicocephali genome containing:
- a CDS encoding iron ABC transporter ATP-binding protein codes for the protein MVDIKGLFKSYNKKKVIKDVSLSVEKGTLTSFIGPNGAGKSTLISMISRLIVKDEGEISIDGKDITTVKSGEMAKKISILKQTNAVNLKLTVRELVSFGRFPYSQGRLKAEDWAKVDEAIAYMELEDMQDKFLDELSGGQRQRAHIAMVIAQDTEYILLDEPLNNLDMRHSVQIMKTLRRLCDEMGKTIILVIHDINFASCYSDQIVAMKNGEIVKQGRCCDVINECVLKDIYDMDIKINDIDDQRICVYF
- a CDS encoding siderophore ABC transporter substrate-binding protein → MKKKLLIAVILTIFALVAAACGNSDSKDKDDKSSSGSKSEESKEVTIQHELGKTKVKQNPKKVVVFDFGALDTLDKLGVDVAGVPQKVVPPYLKKYEDKKYENVGSLKEPDFEKLANMDPDLILISARQADLYKQFEEIAPTVYVGTDTNDYLGSFKKNMKTIGEIFGKEDEVNQQLKDIDSKVADVKEKAEKSKKNGLVILANDSKISAYGPKSRYGFVHDVLGVKPADNKIEASTHGMNISFEYIKEKNPDILYVVDRSTAIGEGKPAKDFLENDLVKQTNAYKDGKIIYLDPYMWYLSGGGLESVNSQIDDIAKSLD